Part of the Candoia aspera isolate rCanAsp1 chromosome 1, rCanAsp1.hap2, whole genome shotgun sequence genome, GATGGCAGTGTAAGGTTGGTAGGATGTGGCATTAAATAGCTTCTCTTCCGCCACTGCCTGAATCCCTTCACCGATCCTCAAAAGAACATAGAGCTCTTACTATAGGAAACTAACATCATACCTCTACTGTAATATGCTAAGcttaatttaataatttccccataTGTATCAAATTGTACTATGATTAAATTGTTGCTGCTATTATTAACTGAATTTCTATGTGCTAAATCCTACCAGATCTATGGCAGCTTACAACAACATACAACATAATAAAATGTTTAATGGTAAAAACTAACCATAGCCCCTAATAAAATAGACAATACAATGTGCTTcaatccccctcccccaaagtaaCAATTATCATCTACAGAAGCAGCAAAAAATACCGGTGGTGAGCAATCACTCCCCAAAGGAAAAATTTTCACCAACTTCTGGGAGGCCATCAGTGAGGGAGCCAGTCtcactgttaatgttttctactacagattaaggttactatggtaactaatcattgtgtcggggtgaagaggttgaatttaattgttctcttttcggatgttaatttttgcacctggggagaagaacttgcctgaacttgttttagtttcagtttcccttctgtgtaggcatggagagagttaagcagctctcactgagagcgtgtaaatatgtttgctttctgtaaataaaattatttttatagaaatgcctggtgtgtgacttttctgatctctcctgggccaaacgctttcctagcaatctgctaacaggttatgggcccagtaagcagcccagtaaaatccagagagaatagagagatcagctccacccctcatgcacaatttaaaggcaggtagcaaagacctgtgaagattttctttggagccacctggagattttccagcaactgccggtctgcaggacaaagaagccagctgaggtgacttgcaaaagaaggaagaagccatggctacctcccagccctcagcaatgcctctggagtgcctatcagagaccaactatttgaattgggccctgaagatggagatgtatcttcgcagagagaatctttggctgccaattggtgagcaaaccccccaaaatcccagtgctgaatggcttagacaggatgagcgggctagagccaccattaccttgggagttgaggacaatcagctagtccatgtgcgaggtatgcagtctgcaaagcaactttgggacgctttgagagacttgtatgtaaaggtaacagcagggagtaaagttaccctgacaaaaaagctgtacaaagcctaccttgcagaaggagatagccttcctgagcacctgcattcagcagctgtttgttgagttgcaggaaagaggaatggaatttacacctctcacaaaatcctgtatcctcctgtcctcactgaatgcaacgtgggacacgctgatttgtaccctggaggctatgcctgaagcagacctcacctcatcgtatgttacacagcgcttactcgctgaatgggagaagagggaggaaagatcccccccaccatctcttctggaaagctgcagtaccagaaaagaagggaaaggaagctgaggccacagtgctagccagccaacggtgcttcacttgtggttcagctggacatttgcagaaagactgggccttgagacccaagagtagaaagacagagaagaagaacacaagggcaacacagaagaaggctcttcggacaacccaaattgcacaggttgctgagaagggtaattctgatgtatgggtgttagattccgGGGCCAATTGTcgtttatgtaattgtaaaagctcttttgtgtcactgtctaaaactgaaagacaaagcgtatctttggctgatgggtctgtgaccaaaattatgggacaaggtgacttgtatttatcctgcttgggagagaCTGTAAAagatgtgttgtatgtgccaaatttacaatcaaaccttttatctgtggcacaattggctgcaacagggtatgtcataacatttaagaaaaatggttgtgagagacgtaaacatgggaaattgtgtgctactggtatattaaaagactctttgtacattgtgcaaaatgcaaggaagccaagctgcaaggctgcagttggcaacactctgtatcatgaccaatgtgtacacctgatgcacaggagatttggtcatgctaatttcaagtatatagcacaaatgccacagctgtgtgctgacctaaagataaaatcctgtgacaaatacttagattgtgtagtttgcaaagaatgcaaaacactaaaagctcctgtgagtaagcacagtgacagagttacaactagacctttggaaactgtacactctgacattattggtccttttgctccaagtcttggacaagcaaggtatgcaatgaccatcattgatgatttctcaagatacacatttatctacatcttaaaacataaagatgaggcatttgagaaatttaaaggttttgtgacatgggcgaATAGAAAATtgcctaggcctgtatctgcactccaatgtgatagaggaggagagtacctttctcacaaattcaaaaggttcctagtggaaaaggggatagaacaaattctttctaacccttacacccctcagcaaaatggtgttgctgaaagaaagggcagaaccttgcaaaatgcgatggaatgcatgcttaaagattcacatttgtcttttaagtattggggagaggcaatatctactgcctgttatgtccaaaacagattgtataactctgtgattcaggacactccattccatttgttttatggtgtgaaaccaaaggtaaaccatcttagagtgtttggtagtactgcatggattcatattccaaaacaacagagaaggaaaggaggccccacaacaaagaaagccatctttgttggctatgaacaaagcctaAAGAggtacaggttcataatgggagagaaattgataattagcaaaagcgcttcttttgctgaacaaaactgggggagatttaattctagctctccagttgatctgaccaccacaagagaacagcaaggacttgctgatagtgatcttttgcctgatgaggacattaaaccagaaaagcaaactgaagatctgtctgatgagacagatgcttctcaggaaagtaataggagtcaaaatttaagccctgtattacctcgcagatctcagaggagtaataaaggcattcctccatcacgttttcaggctgaaacagtaaaggcatttcacatattcacagaacctgagtctttagaacaagtgaatgctttaccacctgagattgcacaaaattggcattctgccatgcaacaggagttagcatccttgaaagaaaataaaacatggaaactggtaaatctacctcccaatgaatgctgtctaggttgtaggtgggttttcaaactgaaaagggatgctgatggcaaaatccaaaaatataaagcaaggttggttgcaaaagggttcactcaaaggaaagatttagactttgacaagacttttgcaccagttactaaaggtgaatcagattactgttaaaaattgctgcactcaaaggaatgtcagttcaccacgacattcaaactgcatttctctatggtgatttagaccaggaagtttactgtacattgcaaatcactctcacccagatatctcaaattctgtggccattttaagtaggtAGAAaaacctacatctactggaaaagcagcactgaagaggttaatgaggtatttgcaaggaacaaagaattattgcctgaagctaaatgcctctggaacagagaaattgcaggcttttgccgattctgactggggagcagatgtcagtgacaggaaatccacttctgggattttaattcaatttgctgggtctagcttaggctggcattctagaaagcaaacacttgttgctctttccactgcagaagcagagttttattctctaacacaaacctgtaatgaggttatatggtttaaacatttgttaaaagacataggcatggaagtgaaccaggcTATAACTgcttatgaggataatcaagcttgcattgctatggcaaaatctgaagcctgcaaaaataggacaaaacatatcgatattagatatcaatatatcaaagatatgataagcaaaggagaaatgttaaaatattgtgaatcaaaagacatgattgctgatattttaaccaaacctcttgctgtaccaagacacaaagagttaacaaagcaaatgggtttgcatcttattctgtagtataaaaaggggagtgttaatatgttttctactacaggttaaggttggtatggtaactaatcattttgaccgggtgaagaggttgaatttaattgtcctcttttcagatgttaatttttgcacctggggagaagaacttgcctggacttgttttagtttcagtttcccttctgtgtaggcatggagagagttaagcagctctcactgagagcgtgtaaatatgtttgctttctgtaaataaaattatttttatagaaatgcctggtgtgtgacttttctgatctctcctgggccaaaggctttcctagcaatctgctaacactaCTAGGGGCAGGCTGTTCCAGATAACTAGCACCAAGATGATGCCAGCCCTCTCAACTCAGAAAACGGGCATCACCAGCAGCTTCTCCTGGGAGAATCTTAGGTCAACTCAGCTACCTTAGTGCCAAGCCATATATGGCTTTACACATCAAAACTAGCACTTTTGCACCCAGAAACCTATGGTAACTAATGCAGGGCCTGCAAGTTAGGTGTAATGTTATAGTAGCAGAAGCACCGGTCAACAGGATCAACTGAAATGGGAAGATGCCTTTAGAGGCAGCAATCCCTGTACAGCCCATTGCAGACGTCCAACAAAGCAGTTATAAAGACCTGAGACCTATAGCCAGGTCCTCCTGTTTCAAGAAGGTTGGGGAGAAAGTGCACAGAGACATATTGATGCAGCACACTATTTTGTTACTCAGAAAataatacagatttatttattcattcacattttattaccacccatctcccccaaaagagggacctCCTATAGCCAATGCTGGTAACATGGctggaaaaaaatctaagaagCCATGTTCTACATGGCTTTGCTTGCCTTGTTTAAaataccaccacctcctcctcctgggaGGCTTTCAATACAAGTAGGTCGTGATTAGTGAAAGTTCGAATAGCGCAAAATTCCATTTAGTGCAGTTTATAACTTAGTATCAGGTTGCATTTAACACAAGCTAAAAGTCAGTCAGCACGAGGCTAGCGTGTGCACAGTTGACACTAGTGCATGTGCAGTTGCTTTTGGGGTTTTAGATGCTAATTGTCATTTgtacaaaatggagaaaatgaagGTACCATTTGAGGAAAGCTCAAAAAGGAagaggctcattttgaagaattacagcagaatacaggagataGCAGGTACCTTTGGGTATAGGTTTATCCCCTTTACTGTTATatagtatttcattaataaacatataaaaagttatgtttaaaaattttaattgcccatttccatcaagctggaaccaattaccctattttccatagaaatagtTCAAATAGTGTGAATTCGAATAATGAGACCATTTCATAGGATTGATTAACCACACTACTCTGAGACCTACCTACACAGCAGTAAGCTATGGTATAGTACTCTGCACAAGATAAAATAAGTTTAAGTGAAATCATACATTTGCACATtgtcccttctttctttttaattagtcAGGAGATCACCATGGATAGTCTTtaattctacttttaaaaatcctgaatTCTTGATACACACAAAGCAGAAACTGTAGTTTCAAATATAATCTATTTACCTGAACAACCTCATGGCTGAAAGTGGCTCACTTTGATTCTGATGAAAGTCCGCTTTAAACCATACTGCCTACATTCAGATTTAATGGTAAGCCATTGGCTCAGTAAGGAAAAAAACCAAATGCTGGTGCATGCTGATCAAGAACAAACCATGCCATGACTTGAACAGAATTGAAAGAGAAACAAGCCAGAGTTTCCAGGTTGCACATAATGTCAAGCAATCCATCAACACTGCCATCCAGATGTCTGCAGAACAAGCCAAGCAAACACCAATAAAGCAGTAGGCATTAGCAGCCCCCCTTACTTACAATTAAAATAGAATTATAGTTTAACCAAATGACCAAATGTAACAAATCAGAATTCTttgaaagtgaaataaaatatggGGAAAGGATGAACAAGGACTGTTGCATGCCCAAAATTTTACATGAACATACTCCAGTTGTTCATCTGACATTAAATTATGGTTAAGAGATACATGTGAACCACCTCAATGTTTTTGAATCGTGGTATTGGTTGCATAATACAACatgaaaatgctactttaatgaTCTGCTTATAGAaatgttaaaagttttaaaaataaagataagcagatggcaaaaaaaaaaaccatatttGGTCTCAATGCTGCAAAGAAAAATATCTTTTATGTAGTGCTGTTTCAGTATGTAACGGATATGGAATTAAATCTTATCCATGACATCTCATGTTggtttaggtcagtgtttctcaacctcatgctggctggggaattctgggagttgaagctgccaaggttgagaaatgctgggttaTACAGTACATTTCTAGAAAGTCTTACCGATCTGCTTTTCTTCCACAGTTTTTCTCCATTCAGTCTAAGCTCACCATTGTAGAATGCATCTTCCactttgctttaaaacaaaaagaaccctattttttatatttagtattGCTACTAAGTATCAAGAATAACCTTTTTTACCACTGCAACGTATGTATATAAATAGATAGCTAGATCATATCAATTAGCCTAAATGGTGACAAGGTTTCAACTTTAGCATTTCTCCACTCCAATGCAACTGATTTATTCTGTATGGACTCATAGATACAATAAgcttttacagaaagaaaatcaATTTTGCATTTCTTAAAGCTAaataaggctgcaatcctatgcatacttTTGGAGAAGCAAATCCTATTAAGCTCATTCAGGTTTTCTTGAAAGGAATTTTTCAAAGAATCCAGTTATAAAACATAGTTCTGAACTGCTCTCGGAAATGTGTCATTCAAACAAGTTAAATATACATCTAGATAAATAGCTTTAAGATCAAAATGCCAATCTTATCATGTGATCAATTTAACATTTGTAGTAAATCAGTTCAGACACTGGTGGCATATGACCAAAAAACAAGAACGAGAGTGTTGGTTTGGTACACTCTGCAAGTAAAGTAACAATAGTTGATAACACATGCCTAATTTTTCTGCTCTTCCTTCGTATCAAAGCTTTTTACTATGCACATTAAATACAACAAACCCTAAAACAAATGACAAAGTCTGAATAAGGAAGATGTGTGCCTATCACGGTGCCTGGGAGTTTTTGCTAGAGGAATGGCCAACAGACTGCAAATTAAGTTGGAAAACTACAGTCTCATTAAgggttattttgtttgttttaatgatcATCAACTAATAGCATCAGCTAATAGtgctctttatttttttacagcCAAACTTACAATATTTAACTGATTAGTCTGTTTTCATAGGGATTTTACCCAAAAGCTACAAAGTATTAGTTTTAAATGactttccccaacttgatgtCTTCCAGATGCAGTTGCAATCCAGCAACAGAGTGGGAAAGGCTGATGAAGAACACTATCTGAACGTATTATAATTGGCAAAACCAGAAAATGTATATTAATTTTCTTCCTAAGAGAGGGAAACCATTAACTAGCTTGCTCTtagcaatattaaaaacaaaatatcactGGCTATATCTTGTAAACTCTTTACTTACAAGCTATTTTAAACTTTTAGACTTACTTTCTTGCAATATCTAAACCAGATTTCAAGATTACATCGAATCGGAAAGACTGTACTACTTTTTCAAGATCTTTGTAATTCTTCACTATGCTGGGATCATCTTCAAACTCATCTTCCGAATCAATTATCTCTTCTTCACCAGTATCTTCCTCCTCCAACTCTTCTTCCACAGTTTGTTTCACATTTTTATGTGagcttttgttatttttgtgTCGTACTGAAATCCCCGCCACACTTTTTGACCATGGTATTAAAAATACATGATGTTGAATGGGAGAAACCCAGAAACGTTTGGGGAGAATTCCTGTTATGGGCTGCTGGCTTGCAGCATAAAGGAAGGTCCTCCAGGGAGAGCAGAGTTTGTGAGGAGATTTGTCCAAGAGTCCAAGCCAGACATTTAGATTTCTAAAAGCACCAAGAAGCAATTTACACCCTGTCATAGCATACCCTGAAACAAAGGATTAAATAGTTAGGACACTGCAAGTCAGAAGTTTTCCGAGATGAGTGATGCAACTTCTTATGCATTATAAAGCAACAAGAGACGTGGGAAGGTATGGGACTCACAAAATTCTGAACTCACTTATTAAAAAATAAGTTGcactgaattaatttatttctgaatacaaaTGTCTGGCCTtgtgtgattttctttttaaatgtcagGGACTAGGTTATAATCAGAAGCATAAAAGTCATCTACCACAATCCAAGTAGTTCCTTTGCCACTGTTAGCTACTGTTCTTGACTGTCCTATTGCCCGGTTAGGTAACACAATGCTAACACATACTGAGATCATGACAATCTCATGATCACTGGTTTGAGataggtgggtaggtaggtagataaaaaATCTACAATGCCCACAAAATCATCAGGCAAAGTTCTGTACTATTGCATTCACAATAATTCAATGGCTTATCAGCAAATAATTTACCCTTTCTTGCTCTGTCCTGATATtaaacatgcacacatgcacacacacactttattcaTAAACAAGGCATCAAAGAATAGTGGGAGAAATCTGTTACTTCACTCTGTCTAACCATAAGTCTACtgttatgctggtctatgactgtaataaagattgatttgagtCTACTGTGATAAAGCATATTCCCAAAGACTGGGGTTTAGGAATGAAGATGCCAAAGAAATCTTCATTATTTTCCAAGGGGGTTAGATTTTTAAATGAAGCATATCCCTGTAGCGTGACATCCTGCTTTGACAGTTCAAACTTTCTTAGGAAAGAAAGCTAAccctaaatattttaatatatttctatatttcttcttGTGCAGGTAATCTaaagcagtttacaatcaaataaTTAAACCATAAATTATAATAAACTAAAACAGTACAATCCATGTTCGTTAAAAAGATGGGAGATAGGTGAAATAAAGAATCCCAAGGCTTTCACCACAAAGAACCCCCACCTATGACTAACGGCAAAATAACACTTGGTCAATTGTGGTACTGTAAACACAACAGGACCTCCTCTGATGACCTTAGTAATCAATCTGCCATATACAGTAATGGCGAAAGCAGACTGTTAGGTATCCTACTCCAAGTTTGCAAGGACACTATATGTCAAACACAAGATCATGAACTTGGTTTGGTAGTTAATTGATAGCCAGTGCAGTTGCTTCAACAAAGATGCAATGTGTGCATAGTCAGATGCTCCACTTATAACATGAGGCTACCAGAGTGTGAACAAAAGCAGTTAGACTGTCCATATGCAGGAAAGATTATAGACAGTGTAACCAGAGATTCTGGTAGATGCTCCTTAAAAGGTCACTTGGTCCTCCAGTATCAATTACTATTCTAGGAACATTCCAAACTACATTATCTGCAATCCCATTAAAAAAGGCAGACTCCCCAATTTCCATATCTGGAAACCATCTATCCACCCATGAGTTGTCATGAGAGGATTCCACCTCAATTTATTGTCTCCCATCTATCCCATAACAGAATCTAGATACTGATTCTAAATTTGCCTGTTCTCTCTTGATTTTGGGGTTATGCAGAAGTAGATCTGCATGTCTGCAGCATTACTGATGACCTTTCATCCACAAACTCCTGATGATCACCATATATATGTTAAATAGCACTGGGGAAAATTAGTCGTTTATGGCACCCACAGAATGTACAAGCACAGTGACCCATGCTACTCTCTAACACTCATTCTGTCCTAAAACCAGGCCTTATCAGAAAGGATCAACAAAATCAGTGTCCTCCAAGAAAATCTGAACTTTACAAACATTACCTTCTCCAGCACTTCACCTAAAACAGGCATATTATGATTGGTCAGTAGTAATCCCCTGGGTCCAGAGAGGGCTTCTTAAAAATGGGCAGACAATGACCACCTTTAAGATTAGGGGTACCAATCCATCATGGAAAGGTAAGCTCTCCACTCTACCTAATCAATCCCTTTTTGTTACAGCAAATAAGCCAGGATGACCATCTTGGTCAAAGAATATGCAGTAGGCCTCCCAGAAGAAGTGAGTCCATTGAGTTTTCAACTTGTAACTTTATGCTATGGACTGCAAGCATGTTTCTGTCTAGATGTAAACATCAGTGATTACATGGAACTTTAAAAGCAGTATAAAAGTATTCATAGAACCATCAAAGCAGTCTAAAATACTTTAAATCAATACAATATTATGCTGAGTGAATTTACTTGATCTCTCATGCAATAGGACCAGCAAAATACACTCATAACAAGAAGCATGCACAGAATGAGAGACCATTTCTAGCATCATTGGTATACATGCATGGCAGATCAATTAATTAGACACAGCCACATTCCTAATTTTTCTCACCCCTTGAGCTTACTAAGAACCCAAGCACAAGTGCCACGGAAACCAAACGCCCCTGTTTTTGGATAGGTGGGGGTGGATAAAACTTCGCATTGGCAATGACAAACCACGTCCCCTCTCATGCCAGGAGGACGGTATGGACGCGTCTATGTAGTCACCAGGCGTCAAGGTCGACTCGAAGGCGACCTTACCGTAGATAGGCTAAGATCGCGCTGCAATTCCGACTGCAAACTTTCCGCAGCAGATCCTGCACAGCGCGTGTAACCCCCGCCCTCTGCCCGGTTGCCCGGCGGGCCTGCGTCCGATTCCGGCCGCCCTTTGTCGAAAAGCCAGAGGGAACCGGAAAGCGGGCGTTCTTTGCCCGGCGACGAGCAACGCCCGACTGCCCGCTCTATGACCCAGCATGCTACGCTACCTGCGTCCGCCCGGCGCTTGCAACCCAAACCCTGCCACGCGGCCCGAGTCCGTGCCcgtccttttcccctttctctcaggCAGGGATCAAAGGGCAGCGGCGAAGGCGGAGCTGCCTTTCTGTGGGCGGCAGCCAGCCAGCGTCCCCTGCTGGGGAAAAGGGCCTCGGAGGACCAGCAGTTCCCCTGCGCCGGGGAAGAAGCGCTGCAGGCCGAAGTCCCCCAGGCCTCCGCTGGGGATTCCTCAAGAAGCGCGGAGGGGCCAACCCAGATGTGGGGGGATACAGCTCCGCGGCTCTGCGCGGTCCAGCCAAGGGAGAGATTGGTCTCCTTCTACAGCTGGATGGGCATCGGGAAGTCGGGACGTCCTCGGAAAGGTGTCGCAGCTGCACCTATTTTGCAGTGGCATGTATTGAAGGCCCCGAGCACAGCGCGCGTTTCTCACCTCCCGACCCTCCTCCGTTTGCGAACTTTCCGCGGCTAGAGAGCTGCTGACTTCAAATTGTGATGTTAGAGATTTCCAACACACAAGCTGATAAAATCACCAAAGCAACAACTACAGTCAATAAATTCATTTATTGAAGACCGATAGCAATCCCTCAGTATGGCCCTGCGGGATAAAAATGTTTTCACCATACAGGGAAAATAATGACAGATGACTATTGTATGTTAATCCCATCCATGATCTATGAAGCACAGCTTATCATAAATATTTTTACCATTACCATTTTAGCtgcacaacaatcctgtgagataggctAAGCAGAGATCTGAACCTGTGTCTCATCATCTTAGTCCAATATTATAACTGCAATACCATATTGGTTCTTGCaagccatttccatttttttggaaattaaaaaaacaggtgTCTCTGAGAATATTCAAAATTTCATGGAAAGAAAAAGCCTAAGACAAAATACACAATGTCATTTTTGTGTAAAGTCTTGTCTAGGCCAGCAGTCTTCTAAATCCTGTCAGCTGGACACATGAGAAATGTATAAGCATGATGTCCCTGAGTCCCTCTTCCTTTCCAAATAAGTATCAGCCACTTCAACTTAATCTGGAAATCCCTTTCTTAGCTATGAAG contains:
- the MTRES1 gene encoding mitochondrial transcription rescue factor 1 — protein: MTGCKLLLGAFRNLNVWLGLLDKSPHKLCSPWRTFLYAASQQPITGILPKRFWVSPIQHHVFLIPWSKSVAGISVRHKNNKSSHKNVKQTVEEELEEEDTGEEEIIDSEDEFEDDPSIVKNYKDLEKVVQSFRFDVILKSGLDIARNKVEDAFYNGELRLNGEKLWKKSRSVKVGDTLDLILGEDKETETAVVMRVVLRKASDKNESDKYRVVLRRWKNLKVPKQDVLK